A genomic segment from Andrena cerasifolii isolate SP2316 chromosome 7, iyAndCera1_principal, whole genome shotgun sequence encodes:
- the Eif1a gene encoding eukaryotic translation initiation factor 1A, with product MPKNKGKGGKNRRRGKNENETEKRELVFKEDGQEYAQVTKMLGNGRLEAMCFDGVKRLCHIRGKLRKKVWINQGDIILIGLRDYQDAKADVILKYTSDEARNLKTYGEFPETVRINDTVTFVEDGFDEDIEFGDEISDDDEDDVDNI from the exons ATGCCGAAGAATAAGG GAAAGGGAGGTAAAAACAGGAGGAGGGGTAAAAACGAGAATGAAACGGAGAAAAGAGAATTGGTTTTCAAAGAAGATGGACAAG AGTACGCACAAGTCACAAAAATGCTTGGCAACGGTAGGTTAGAGGCGATGTGCTTCGATGGTGTAAAACGGTTGTGCCACATTCGTGGGAAGTTGAGAAAAAAGGTATGGATCAACCAGGGAGATATCATATTGATCGGTTTGAGGGATTATCAGGATGCGAAAGCAGATGTTATATTAAAATACACATCCGACGAGGCGCGTAATTTGAAAACTTATGGCGAATTCCCAGAAACCG TGCGTATCAACGACACTGTCACCTTTGTCGAGGATGGCTTTGATGAAGATATCGAGTTCGGTGATGAAATTAGCGACGATGATGAAGATGACGTCGACaat ATCTGA